A window of Haliscomenobacter hydrossis DSM 1100 contains these coding sequences:
- a CDS encoding DUF4928 family protein, with protein MNIQHYIEVFEEWYLSLKIVKANAGPANGTIAATLILLERLKEGYDLNFDAHVAPGGAQIRGASGTAVANILKRFEENRPFAKEGGRTNRGGQGDIKPLFKSLELLKLEELSDPRRNQVLTLFQQYLVDRVRDFHNRQKIKLVFDPKLSTWQILHNLLQAAKEEGKAGFVAQHLVGAKLQLRFPEIVISNESASTADRPTNRQGDFLVGNTIFHITVAPMQAVFEKCQDNLTQGMKVYLLVPDAKLAAARQMGEQFCSGQIAVESLESFLSQNIDEISIFSSKKLGANLANLVKIYNERVDKVEVDKSLMIELPANLVKENL; from the coding sequence ATGAATATTCAACATTACATTGAAGTATTTGAAGAATGGTACCTTTCTTTGAAAATTGTCAAAGCGAATGCAGGACCAGCTAACGGGACAATTGCTGCTACACTAATACTTTTAGAGAGACTTAAAGAGGGCTATGATCTTAATTTTGATGCTCATGTTGCTCCTGGAGGTGCTCAAATCAGAGGTGCCAGTGGAACTGCAGTAGCTAACATCTTGAAAAGATTTGAAGAAAATAGACCTTTTGCAAAAGAAGGTGGTAGAACAAACAGAGGAGGGCAGGGAGACATAAAACCTTTATTCAAATCACTTGAATTGCTCAAACTTGAGGAGCTTTCTGATCCAAGACGCAATCAGGTACTCACATTGTTTCAACAATATTTGGTAGATAGAGTACGTGATTTTCACAACAGGCAAAAAATAAAATTGGTGTTTGATCCAAAACTTTCTACTTGGCAGATTCTACACAATTTACTTCAAGCGGCAAAGGAAGAGGGGAAAGCAGGGTTTGTAGCACAACATTTAGTAGGTGCAAAATTGCAGCTCAGATTCCCCGAAATTGTAATTTCTAACGAATCAGCCAGTACAGCGGATAGACCAACCAATCGGCAGGGTGATTTTTTAGTGGGCAATACAATTTTTCATATAACTGTTGCTCCAATGCAAGCAGTTTTTGAAAAATGCCAAGATAATCTAACTCAAGGTATGAAGGTATATTTGCTTGTGCCTGATGCTAAACTTGCAGCAGCTAGACAAATGGGAGAACAATTTTGTTCTGGTCAGATCGCTGTGGAATCTTTAGAATCATTTTTATCCCAAAATATTGACGAAATTAGCATCTTTTCGAGTAAAAAACTTGGTGCTAATCTTGCCAATTTAGTTAAAATTTATAATGAGCGAGTTGATAAAGTTGAAGTTGATAAATCTTTGATGATTGAATTGCCGGCCAATTTGGTGAAAGAAAATCTCTAG
- a CDS encoding DNA cytosine methyltransferase, translated as MSLYLQKPFPNTCAEFFAGIGLMRLGLEQAGWEITYANDIDPIKDKIYQNHFQDPQNHFQLGDIHQLDVKEIPYVTLATASFPCTDLSLAGRREGLVGKNSSAYWGFIKVLKEMGNRRPRLILLENVEGFLTSNKGEDFKEALLALNSLGYSVDAFVIDAAKFVPQSRVRLFVVGKLTPVTHNLVKSPQLSFYQSELRTHRLADFILNHPEINWDIRQLRNLPKRKFNLADIVDPTPDNSAEWWNEERVMYLLNQTFDRHRVIIDLATKRDEYSYFTAFRRVRDGRSMAEIRSDGIAGCLRTPKGGSARQILLKVGKGQVRVRLISPRECAKLMGADDYKISSTLNEALFGFGDAVCVPVVKWIAENYLNPLLNELNNNNSHDSHYSSHEYSTLH; from the coding sequence ATGAGTCTATACCTGCAGAAACCTTTTCCAAACACATGTGCTGAGTTTTTTGCTGGAATTGGTTTAATGCGTTTGGGGTTGGAGCAAGCTGGTTGGGAAATCACTTATGCCAATGATATAGATCCAATTAAAGATAAAATTTATCAAAATCACTTTCAAGATCCACAAAATCACTTTCAATTAGGAGATATTCATCAATTAGATGTCAAAGAGATTCCCTATGTAACCTTAGCAACTGCATCATTTCCTTGTACAGATTTATCTTTAGCTGGTCGACGAGAAGGTTTAGTTGGGAAAAATTCGTCCGCATATTGGGGTTTTATTAAGGTATTGAAGGAAATGGGGAACCGTAGGCCTCGATTAATTTTGTTGGAGAATGTTGAAGGTTTTTTAACTTCAAATAAGGGTGAAGATTTCAAAGAAGCACTTCTTGCGTTGAATAGCTTGGGTTATTCTGTGGACGCTTTTGTTATTGATGCTGCGAAATTTGTACCACAAAGCCGAGTTCGTTTATTTGTAGTGGGAAAACTTACTCCGGTAACGCATAATTTGGTAAAGAGCCCACAGCTTTCTTTTTACCAGAGCGAATTGAGAACGCATAGGTTAGCAGATTTTATTTTGAACCACCCTGAAATCAATTGGGATATTAGACAGCTCAGGAACTTGCCAAAAAGGAAGTTTAATTTAGCAGACATAGTTGACCCTACACCTGATAATTCTGCTGAATGGTGGAATGAAGAGCGCGTTATGTATTTGTTAAATCAAACTTTTGACAGGCATCGAGTTATTATTGACTTAGCAACAAAACGAGATGAATATAGTTATTTTACTGCTTTTAGGAGAGTAAGGGATGGTCGTTCTATGGCTGAAATAAGATCTGATGGCATAGCAGGGTGTTTACGAACTCCAAAAGGAGGCAGTGCTCGCCAAATATTGCTCAAAGTAGGAAAGGGACAGGTTAGAGTTCGACTAATCTCCCCACGCGAATGTGCTAAGCTAATGGGAGCAGACGACTATAAAATTTCCTCAACACTTAACGAAGCTTTGTTCGGATTTGGAGATGCGGTCTGTGTGCCCGTCGTTAAATGGATAGCGGAAAATTATCTTAATCCACTTCTAAATGAGTTAAATAACAACAATTCGCACGATAGTCATTATTCAAGCCATGAATATTCAACATTACATTGA
- the yidC gene encoding membrane protein insertase YidC, with amino-acid sequence MDRNNIIGIALIFILFLAWQYFLAPSKTQIAAQQRAQDSIARVERLRDSLAIVKKQEAREKIKAAAEVPDSVRTQMLGGQYGPFANAAVGKEETTVLENDLIKVTFSNKGGKIQDVLVKKYFKMVQGEDRKDRKIPLHLLDDVKNRFEYTLPVKGLRNGVNTADLYFEVNNTGNSVTFRADAGNGQYFAQTYSLPSNTYKLDYRLEFEGMDQVFEASAKNITLKWVNYLDKIEKATQYERQYSSLNFKAIDENSGRCSPTREYSEKDAEGAPIQWVANTNQFFNSSLLSEKGFTSAKMASKNLPEENEDLKELKSEIQVPFKGESSEQFAMHFYIGPNEFDRLHKMGYSLSDVVPFGQNIMGTINRWVIRPLFSFLTWLISSKGIVILMLTFMVKLLLFPLTYRMIYSQSKMTALKPEIERLKERYGDDQQKVQMETMSMYREFGVNPLGACFPMLLQLPIWFALYRFFPASIEFRQASFLWATDLSSYDEFFQLPFNIPFGFGEHISLFALLWVLSTLLYTWYNSKNMDFSANPSMLYMQYIMPVLFMGFFNSSASGLSAYMLFSNLLNIGQTLATKYFLIDEKKLKLKMDDYRKKPKKKAGFGARMETMLKEQQRLAEEKSKQAKQPQPKRK; translated from the coding sequence ATGGATAGAAATAACATCATCGGGATAGCCCTGATTTTCATTCTCTTCTTGGCATGGCAATATTTCCTTGCACCCTCTAAAACGCAAATTGCTGCGCAACAGCGGGCCCAGGATTCCATTGCCAGGGTAGAAAGATTACGTGACAGCCTTGCCATCGTAAAGAAGCAAGAAGCGAGAGAGAAGATCAAAGCTGCTGCCGAAGTGCCGGACTCAGTACGCACCCAAATGTTGGGAGGACAATACGGGCCATTTGCTAACGCAGCGGTTGGTAAGGAAGAAACAACGGTTCTGGAAAATGATCTCATCAAAGTTACCTTCAGCAATAAAGGTGGCAAGATTCAGGATGTGTTGGTGAAAAAATATTTCAAGATGGTACAGGGGGAAGATCGTAAAGACCGAAAAATCCCGCTGCACCTGTTGGATGATGTAAAAAACCGCTTTGAATACACCCTGCCTGTAAAAGGATTGCGCAACGGCGTCAATACTGCTGACCTTTACTTTGAAGTAAACAATACGGGCAACTCGGTTACCTTCCGGGCCGATGCGGGCAATGGGCAATATTTTGCCCAGACGTATTCCTTGCCTTCCAATACCTACAAACTGGATTATCGCCTGGAGTTTGAAGGAATGGATCAGGTCTTTGAAGCCAGCGCCAAAAACATCACCTTGAAATGGGTGAACTACCTGGATAAGATTGAAAAGGCCACGCAGTACGAGCGCCAATATTCTTCGCTCAACTTCAAAGCCATCGATGAAAATTCCGGTCGCTGTTCTCCCACCCGGGAATATTCAGAAAAAGATGCGGAAGGAGCGCCCATTCAATGGGTTGCCAATACCAATCAGTTTTTCAACAGTTCTTTATTGTCTGAAAAGGGATTTACCAGCGCCAAAATGGCCAGTAAAAACCTACCGGAAGAAAACGAGGATTTAAAAGAATTGAAAAGCGAGATTCAGGTGCCGTTTAAGGGTGAAAGCTCCGAGCAATTTGCCATGCATTTTTACATTGGCCCCAATGAGTTTGACCGCTTGCACAAAATGGGGTACAGCCTGTCTGACGTTGTCCCGTTTGGTCAAAACATCATGGGAACCATCAACCGTTGGGTGATTCGGCCACTTTTCAGTTTCTTGACCTGGCTCATCAGTAGTAAGGGCATCGTCATTTTGATGTTAACCTTTATGGTTAAACTGCTTTTGTTCCCGTTGACCTACCGCATGATCTATTCTCAGTCCAAAATGACTGCCCTGAAACCAGAGATTGAACGTTTGAAGGAGCGGTATGGCGATGACCAGCAAAAAGTACAGATGGAAACGATGAGCATGTACCGCGAGTTTGGGGTCAACCCTTTGGGTGCTTGTTTCCCGATGCTGTTGCAATTGCCCATTTGGTTTGCACTTTACCGATTCTTTCCGGCATCTATTGAGTTCCGGCAAGCCAGTTTCCTTTGGGCCACGGACTTGTCGTCTTACGATGAATTTTTCCAGTTGCCTTTCAACATTCCTTTTGGATTTGGCGAGCACATCAGCCTTTTTGCTTTGCTGTGGGTGCTTTCAACCTTGTTGTACACCTGGTACAACTCCAAAAATATGGACTTTTCGGCAAACCCATCCATGCTGTACATGCAGTACATCATGCCTGTACTGTTTATGGGTTTCTTCAATAGTTCAGCATCGGGTTTGTCAGCCTACATGTTATTCAGTAACTTGCTGAACATCGGACAAACTCTGGCCACCAAGTACTTTCTCATTGACGAGAAAAAACTAAAGCTCAAGATGGATGACTACCGCAAAAAACCAAAGAAAAAAGCAGGCTTTGGTGCCCGGATGGAAACCATGCTAAAAGAACAACAACGTTTGGCCGAAGAAAAATCCAAACAGGCCAAACAACCGCAACCCAAACGCAAATAA
- a CDS encoding DUF3293 domain-containing protein, translating to MDNSSIPIDERLLQAYLSSTYRVYQGTDECTDIFIGRKHPVLDQYLLEMGLQNWVFITAWNPRSQILSIEENITKQTRLLAEVHNTGLSYFPGEGIGTDEEWPPEQSLWVPGVSLAVAVDWGKRFEQNAVVWGELGGKAELVFCC from the coding sequence ATGGATAATTCTTCCATTCCGATCGATGAGCGCTTGTTACAAGCCTATTTAAGTAGCACTTACCGGGTCTACCAGGGAACAGATGAATGCACGGATATTTTTATCGGGCGAAAGCACCCTGTACTGGATCAATACTTGCTGGAAATGGGTTTGCAAAATTGGGTCTTCATCACGGCCTGGAATCCACGCTCACAGATCCTGAGCATTGAGGAGAATATCACGAAACAAACCAGGTTATTGGCCGAAGTGCACAATACCGGGTTATCCTATTTTCCCGGAGAGGGCATTGGAACAGATGAAGAATGGCCTCCGGAGCAAAGTCTATGGGTACCGGGGGTTTCTCTTGCAGTGGCGGTGGATTGGGGAAAACGTTTTGAGCAGAATGCGGTGGTATGGGGAGAATTGGGGGGAAAGGCGGAGTTGGTATTTTGCTGTTGA
- a CDS encoding pyridoxal phosphate-dependent aminotransferase, with protein MPNISQRALDVPLSPIRKLASFADRAKAKGRHVFHLNIGQPDIATPQAAMARMRQVDIKVLEYSPTEGWASTRAAFAAAMRKFGVNISKEEVMVTTGASEGNQLLFFSCFDKGDEVIIPEPFYANYNGFAQIADVVVRPVTSTIETGFAMPQIQDFERVINNRTRAIFLNNPSNPTGAFYPRELIEQLALLVKQYDLYLIVDEVYRDFCYDGQEFFSVLRLEGLEDNVIVIDSVSKKFSACGARIGTIITRNQDVMEAVSNYGKLRLSPPGFGQLLSEFLCELDDSYMDNVREEYHRRRDLVYERLTHMPGVVSYKPGGAFYCFAKFPVENADHFCQWMLEEFEYNGATVMLAPGEAFYATPGLGIDEVRIAYVLNTTALNQAMDCIEQALVVYPYKKVRDMAAIG; from the coding sequence ATGCCGAATATTTCGCAACGGGCGTTGGACGTCCCGTTATCACCCATCCGCAAGCTTGCAAGTTTTGCGGATCGTGCCAAGGCCAAAGGGCGGCACGTGTTCCACCTCAACATTGGTCAGCCGGATATTGCAACTCCACAGGCGGCCATGGCGCGTATGCGTCAGGTGGACATTAAGGTACTGGAATACAGCCCGACAGAGGGTTGGGCGAGCACTCGAGCGGCATTTGCGGCGGCCATGCGCAAATTTGGCGTCAACATCAGCAAAGAGGAAGTGATGGTAACTACCGGAGCCTCGGAAGGCAACCAGTTGTTGTTTTTTTCCTGCTTTGACAAAGGAGACGAGGTCATTATTCCAGAACCATTTTACGCCAATTACAACGGCTTCGCACAAATTGCCGATGTGGTGGTTCGGCCAGTGACCAGTACCATTGAAACGGGCTTTGCGATGCCCCAAATACAGGATTTTGAACGGGTCATCAACAACCGTACCCGGGCTATTTTCCTCAACAATCCGAGCAACCCTACGGGCGCATTTTACCCCCGTGAGCTGATCGAACAATTGGCTCTCCTGGTCAAACAATACGACCTGTACCTGATTGTGGACGAGGTTTACCGCGACTTTTGTTATGATGGGCAGGAGTTCTTTTCCGTACTCCGTTTGGAAGGATTGGAAGACAATGTCATTGTCATCGATTCGGTTTCCAAAAAATTTAGCGCTTGTGGTGCGCGGATTGGTACCATCATTACCCGCAATCAGGACGTCATGGAGGCGGTCAGCAATTATGGCAAGTTGCGCCTCAGTCCGCCGGGATTTGGCCAATTGTTGTCGGAATTTCTGTGTGAACTGGACGACAGCTATATGGACAATGTAAGGGAGGAATATCACCGCCGCCGCGATTTGGTGTACGAGCGACTGACCCACATGCCCGGAGTGGTATCTTACAAACCGGGAGGGGCGTTCTATTGTTTTGCCAAATTTCCGGTTGAAAATGCCGATCATTTCTGCCAGTGGATGCTGGAAGAATTTGAATACAATGGTGCTACGGTCATGCTGGCTCCTGGTGAAGCTTTTTACGCCACACCCGGTCTAGGCATTGATGAAGTGCGCATCGCTTATGTGCTCAATACGACTGCGCTGAACCAGGCAATGGATTGTATCGAGCAAGCACTTGTCGTTTATCCGTACAAGAAGGTACGGGATATGGCGGCGATAGGGTAG
- the yajC gene encoding preprotein translocase subunit YajC, which produces MLLLQAATGASGAGYINLLFIGAMFLIMYLFMIRPQAKKQREQVAFAKSLTKNDEVVTNSGLLGRISKIEDDIITLEVGTKVYVRVLRNAISKDLTDSVYGAGKKSPVVTQE; this is translated from the coding sequence ATGTTACTTTTACAAGCCGCAACGGGAGCATCAGGAGCAGGGTACATCAATCTCTTGTTCATTGGCGCGATGTTTTTAATTATGTACTTGTTCATGATTCGTCCTCAGGCGAAAAAACAGCGTGAACAAGTAGCATTTGCCAAAAGCCTTACTAAAAACGATGAAGTCGTGACCAACAGTGGCCTTTTGGGACGGATCAGCAAAATAGAGGACGATATCATTACCCTGGAAGTTGGTACCAAGGTGTACGTTCGTGTTTTGCGCAATGCCATTTCAAAAGACTTGACAGATTCGGTTTATGGAGCAGGTAAAAAATCGCCGGTGGTTACCCAAGAATAA